The proteins below come from a single Solea solea chromosome 6, fSolSol10.1, whole genome shotgun sequence genomic window:
- the b9d2 gene encoding B9 domain-containing protein 2: MAELHVIGQIVGASGFPQNSLFCKWGVHTGGAWRLLSGLKEGQTQVDSPQIGNMAYWSHPIDLHYASKGIQGWPKLHLQVWHQDSFGRCQLYGYGYCHIPSSPGQHRISCATWRPLGSWQEQFAQMFVGGGPQLRSPDLIYSGADRYRLHTEAMGTVELELGVIMRHFDKYGVES; this comes from the coding sequence ATGGCTGAGCTACATGTTATCGGCCAGATCGTCGGGGCGAGTGGTTTCCCTCAAAACAGCCTATTTTGCAAGTGGGGAGTTCATACGGGAGGGGCATGGCGTCTCCTGTCCGGGCTAAAGGAGGGTCAGACCCAGGTGGATAGCCCTCAAATCGGAAACATGGCGTACTGGAGTCACCCCATTGATTTGCACTACGCGAGCAAAGGGATTCAAGGTTGGCCGAAGCTTCACCTCCAAGTGTGGCACCAGGACTCTTTCGGACGCTGCCAGTTATATGGATACGGCTACTGCCACATCCCTTCAAGCCCCGGGCAACATAGAATAAGCTGTGCGACCTGGAGGCCGCTCGGTTCCTGGCAAGAGCAGTTCGCGCAAATGTTTGTCGGCGGAGGACCGCAGCTCCGCAGCCCGGACCTCATATACAGTGGGGCGGATAGATACAGACTGCACACCGAGGCCATGGGGACCGTCGAGCTGGAGCTGGGCGTTATCATGAGACACTTTGACAAATATGGCGTCGAAAGTTAA